The nucleotide sequence ACACCAATACAAATGCTTGTCTCCCCTGGCTGGGGTTCAATGAGAAGGCTTCTGTCTGAATAATGCATAGCTTTGTAATGTCCGCATATACATACTGGTATAGTGTCAGGAATCTTGGGTTTATCGGTCATATTGTTTCTCCATTATTCCCCTTCGCCCCTATACCCCAAAGAAAAGTAAAAAATCCTGGGCTTGAGCTTCTCACATCCGCATCTCACCATCGCGCACATTGCCATCCCCCTATCCCTTCTCCTTGAACCCCTTGCAGGGACAAGCATTTGCCCTATACCGTGGAATCTTTCTTTTATCTTTTGGTCCTTCCGGGACTGCACCCGTACATCTCGGAAAGAATCGGTTCTTTGGATAGTGAACCATTTTTTTATGCCCACATTCACATTCCAGGTTATCATCAGACCCATCGCTTACATCACGCATATTGGTTCTCTGTTACTTCCCCATCAGGCCTATACCCCAAAGAAAAATAAAAAACCCTGGGCTTGAGATTCTCACACCCGCACCTGACCATTGCACCGAACCTTGGTTCAGAGTTACCCTGGAAATTAACGAGTACCATTAGGTCACCGCATGGGCAAATTATATCCTCGGCTTTTATGATTTTTTCAACGTTCTCCCTGCACCGATCCCTTGTTTTGGAATCCAACGTGGAATCTAAAAAGCGGTATTTATTGTACATTTATTTCTTCGCCGTCAGTCTATTGACACTCACAGGTTCCTACTGCCGTAACGATGCAAACAGTCTCTCTTGCGACATAAGATATTCCTCGACCAGGGGAGGTTTTTTTGTATTTAAACTTCCGTTGACATCTTGCTTGCCCCGTACATCCCTCGTCTGTGCAAGAGAATTTGGTTTCTAAAAGTTCTTTAAGGGATCTTTTAATATTAGCGTATCCTTCTTGTGCCGCTTTAATACAAGCCGTATTCACTATCCGAGGTTGGCTTGGTGGTGACCCAGGACGACTCGGCACTGGAAATACATGGCCGGCTCCACCCATGATAAACGCGTCCCATTGAGCTTTATTCCAGGACCATTCTCGATATCTCCTGATAAATTCTTCTGCTTTGTTTGAATCTTCTTGGGTCATGGGCTCTCTAAAAGTTCTTGATGCTTCGAAATGACCATCAGGAACGGTTTTGCATTTCCCTGTAACCTTCTTTCCTCTTGGCTCTTTCGGAACCCGTTTTCTGATCGTTTTTCCTATTTTTTCGGCTCTCATTTAGTACCTCCATTTAATGGGTTTCGTTGGTGTAGTGTTCACGAGCATGCATCAAGAGTTCTTCAAATGAAACGACTTCTTTTGGGTTGAGGGGGCTCAGTTAGGTTCTGTCGCAAAGTTCAGATTGTTATCAAGCGGTTTCATAGGAGCATCCGTGCCATCAAACAAACAATACTCTTGGAGCCCTCATGCTGAGTTTCAAAGGATATCATTTTGAGAAAGAAATTGTTTTGTTATGCACCCGGTGGTATCTGGCTTATCCTTTGAGCTATCGCCACATCGAGGAGATGATGGAAGAACGTGGCGTCGATGTGGACCACTCAACGATCAACCGCTGGGCTTTAAAGTTCACTCCTTTCATTGAGAAAGAATTTAGAAAGAAAAAGAAACCTGTTGGCCAGAGTTGGCGAATGGATGAGACCTATGTATCCGTCAAAGGGGAGTGGAAGTATCTTTACCGCGCGGTCGATAAGCAGGGCCGGACGATTTTTATCCTCACTGCAAAGCGGGATCGGAAGGCAGTGCTGAGGTTTCTAAACAAGGCGATAAAACTCCAAAAGAAACCCTCCAAGATTAACATCGACAAGAGTGGGGCCAACAAAGCAGGGATCAGGATATATAATCAGGAAAACCGAAAACGAATCAAGATCAGACAGTGCAAATATCTCAATAATATTGTCGAACAAGACCACCGCTTCATCAAAAAGAAAATACGACCCATGCTTGGATTCAAATCATTCTGAAGCGCCAGGATCACCCTGGAGGGTATTGAAACAGTTCATATGATTCACAAAGGCCAGATGAAACAAGAGGCCGGGCAACACCAGACCTTCGCCCAACAATTTTTCTCATTGGCAGCTTAGAGACTGAGATCTTCAGTCCCTTTTTGTCCTCTGGGGTAATTTGCGACAGAACCGAGAAACGTGAATGGCATCAATCCGCATCATGCAGGCCCTCCAAATAATCTACCTACTGCCGCGGTTAAACCCATAGCAAGTGTTCCCCAAAATGTAACTCTGAATGCGCCGATGGTCATTGACGCTCCTCCCGCACGTGCAGCAAGGCTCCCTAAACCCGCTAGGGAGATTAGGGACAATCCTGCGACGACCGGTATAAGCTGAGCTTCAGGAGTGGCCAATACGGCAAATAATGGCAATGCGGCACCAATGGTGAATGTGCCCGCTGATAAAAATGCCGCTTGAATTGGTCGCGCCCTCCTCCTCTCAAATATGCCGAGTTCATCTCTTGCGTGTGCTCCCAGTGCATCGTGAGCCATGAGTTGTTCTGCAACCTGTTCCGCTAGACTCGAATCGAGTCCTCTTTCTTCATAAATATTTGCGAGTTCCTTCAGCTCAAACGCATTGTAATCTTTTATATGGCGTTTCTCAAGCTCTATATCTGCTTTCTCTGTATCTGCCTGAGAACTAACCGATACATATTCCCCCGCTGCCATTGACATTGCTCCCGCGACTAGGCCGGCGATTCCAACGAGAAGGATATCTTCATGCGCGGTATGAGCCGCTGCAACACCAATGATAAGGCTTGCTGTTGAAACAATGCCATCATTGGCACCGAGAACTGCTGCACGTAACCAGCCTATCCGATGTGATCTATGTGCTTCCTTGTGACTCATAAATTTCCCGGGACATTTTTCACAGATTTTATCCTAAGAGTGTACCCATTTTTAGAATACCGCTTCCGCTCATTTAGTCAACCCTTCTAGAAAAGAGTGTAACCTCTGCCGACGTAAAAGATGATGACATCATCCACCAATTATCTATGAGATGTTGTATAAAAGGAAGAGACTCAATAATCACACTTCCAGTAAAAAACAATGAATTTAATTTGAAAGGTTGGCTTATGTGTATGATCCAAAAACCAAGAGTACGGGGAAAAGTTGATGCAGAATCTACTGCCGATGATTACCGTTCTGCGGGGACATACCTCCAAAGTGGCAATCCCCGTTTATCATAGATGCATCTTAGGGGAAGGGGGCGAACAAAGAAGCCCTTGCCCAACTTTCGATCTATCCAGATCAGGGCGTAGACTGAATCCATTTCTAATTGGAGCGAGGCGATCTATATTTTTTGTCCTTTACCTTTCCTTCTTCAATTCAAAATGGGTATGATTCACTTGTGTAAAAAAACAGAGGGAATGATGATCGATAATGTAGTGGGAGGGAAGAAAATGAATATATTGGTTGCACTTGATCTATCCACAGCATCTCAGAAGATATTACGTGTTGTCGAAACTTTAGTATCCGGATTATCTGCGAAGATATGGTTGTTCCATGTGACGGAACCCAGTGGGGGGATGGTTGAGTACAAGGGAAGCCTCAGGAATGACGAGGGCGATGATCGCTTAGACCCGGACTATGCACGTGATCAGATTGCCCAAAAAATCCGAAATGAACACAAGGTCTTACAAAAAGAGGCGGAAAAGCTAAAAAATTCCCGAGTCGAGGTAACAGCCCGTATGTTTGAAGGTTCACCCACCGAAATTCTTCTACACGAATTGGAGAAGCTAGAGATAGACATGATTGTTGTCGGGTCTCATGGACATGGAGCCCTTTACAACATGCTCATCGGGAGTACCTGTGAGAGTATCCTGAAGCGGTCTACCTGCCCTGTCCTTGTGGTTCCCACACATGATCGACCACAATAGACAACCGCAAGGATTTTCATTAGCGACCTTGTACAGATGGGGTCATATCAAAAAACAAGGTTTCAGGGAAAAAGGCTTGGAGGAATGTTCTAGGAAGATGCATCACCCATTTCGAAGTTACTAATGTAAGATCGCTTTGGTTCAAGGCAGGAAGATCTTGCCTGATACACCAATTAGTGCTATATATGGTGTATGTAAATGTGGAGTGAAGCAAATGGCGAGGACAAATATTGAGTTGGATGACCGCCTCGTAGAGGCTGGCTTTAAAATAACCAAATGCAAAACCAAGAAAGACCTGGTGAACTTTGCTTTAAAAGAGCTTGTGGCCAAAAAAAGCCGGAAGGAACTCTTAGAGCTTGAGGGGAAGGTCGTTTGGGAAGGTAGGCTGTCAGAACTACGGAAAACCAGAATATGATCCTGGTTGATTCCTCCGTGTGGATTGATTTCTTCCGAGGATCGGGGACCGGCCGTATACTGCGTCGTCTCATAGAAGGGGAGGAGTCTCTCTGTCTCACGGGCATCAATCTGACTGAGATATTACAAGGGATAAAAGAAGATCAAACACATGAACAGATTCAGAGGCACCTGTTGACCTTCCCGATCTTTCTAACAAAGGGAGTTGAAACCTATTTGCATGGCTCCGACATTTTTCGGAAATGCCGCCGTCAGGGGAAGACGATCCGAAAGACGATGGATTGCATCATTTCTGCAATTGCCATTGAAAACAACCTCACGCTACTACACAACGATCGAGATTTCGATCATATCGCCAAATGTACCCAACTTAAAATTTACTCTGAGGCGGCCGGGTAGGGCAATCCTTTAGCAGATCGCTCTATAATGAATTCATGAAAACAAAAAGATCTTTAATCGGACTGACGCTTATTCTTACAATGGGCCTGAACGCCTTCGGTACTCAGGATAGCCTTGGGAATACCGAAACAAAATCGGAAACCCTCCTAATTGAACAAACTATATTGCTAATCGAACCGAGGGGTGTTGCTGTTGATCTAGGAAACAACCGCGCCTTCGTTGTAGACTTTGGCCTTGCTGCTTTGGTCTCGGTTGACCTAAGAACCGGCAATCGAACCATCGTCTCTGACATCACGACAGGAAGCGGAATCCCTTTTGCTTTTCCGAGGGGCATCGCGGTTGATCCGGCGAACAACCGCGCCTATGTTGTAGACTTTAGCCTTGCTGCTCTGGTCTCGATAGACCTTTCCACCGGAAACCGAACCTTAATCTCTGATAGCCAAACAGGAACCGGAGTTCCTTTTGTTTTTCTTAGAGGTGTTGCAGTTGATCCTGCAAATAATCGCGCCTTGGTGATCGACTTTACATTGGATGCCTTGATTTCGGTTGATCTCTCCACCGGAAACCGAACTACCCTCTCTGACGCCACAACAGGAACCGGAACCCCTTTTCTCGCTCCAGTTGGTGTCGCGCTTAACCTGGCCAACAATCGTGCTTTTGTTACCGACTTTGCCCTGGGCCTGATCTCGGTTGACCTCAGAACCGGGAATCGAATAATTGTTTCTAACGCCCAAAGAGGAACGGGACCCGTTTTTTCTCTTCCAAGGGGTGTCGCGCTTGATCCGGCGAACATCCAGGCCTTCGTGATCGACGGTGGTTTGGGTGCTCTGGTCTCAGTTGACCTTATCACCGGAGACCGAACTATCGTCTCTGATGCCACAATAGGAACCGGAACTTCCTTTTCGGTCCCATTTCATATCGCGCTTGATCCGGCTAGGAGCCGCGCTTACGTCACGGACCTTACTTTGAATGCCCTGGTCTCGGTTGACCTAAGAACCGGGAATCGAACCATCATCTCTACCACTGCAACAGGGAGCTGAACCCCTTTTTCACAAACTCAGCCATGAAGACCATCCAGGAAACATTAACTCCCAACGCTCGGGGCTATCCTTCACGCTGGGGTGTCATGGGGGCAACACTTGGGCCTCTGGCGATGCCATTCGTTTTATTATCAAAGAATAAGATTACCTTAATACCGGGTAGGGGAGTCAAAAAAGGCTCAGCCGCTTACATTTTACATTTGATAGGAAACGATGGATAAATCTCAGATAGGGCTCTCAGGAGAGTTCCATACGTTAGCCCAGCTTACGCAGAGGGGGCTATGTTGCGACATTAACTCTCGGGAACACGAAGGGGATCGATAATCTCGTCACCAACCAAGAAATCAACAGATTATTCAAGGTTGAGGTTAAAACAACCAATCTTAAACCGAGAAAAGAGAAGTTGTTTGGCGACGGTTTGTTTCATATGTGGCCTATGTCTATAAAGCATGAGAGAATCAAAGATAAAAATCTAGTCTATTATTTTATTGTGTTGCGTGATCCTGGAGAAACTCCCTTGTTCTTTCTTGTTTCGAGTGTCGAAATTTCGAATTATGTCTCTTGATAGCATCAGCACTGGCTGGACACAAGCATGAGAAAATTCCGCATTGAAATAGAAGATCCCCATGGATATAGGGACAACTGGGGAATATTCAGAGATTAATTTTAAACATGGTAGTGGAATGCTTAAGAGCGCGGAAGAAAGATGAAGATTTTCCTCAGAGCCGGGTAGGGGAGGCGCAGTAGACTGCTCAGGGTTTTAAAACGAAGGCAGTTCAGCTTATCTATTCATCTTGTGGAACAGAGTTTGATTACAGGGAAGGCGGTCAATGTTCTCACTGCAATCGATCTGTAAGAGGTTATTTTACAACATTCTTTAATTCGGATAGAATAAACAAGTTTTCGCCGAAGGATGGGTCAGAGAGCGTTGGATCTTAAGACGCAATTACTTTACAAGGTGTAGTCGTCAGTTTGCAGGGGCAGGAAAGGTAGGGGCGATAGATTTTTGCCCTCATACCGTCATTCCCGCATGTTTCATATGGGACCCAGAAGGTTGGATCGTTCGCTGGATTCTAGTTTAGGTATTGCCGGAATTACAATAAACTGTGTATTCAATCTTTATAATGCACTCCCGTAAGCTGTTATTTGGAAAATAAGGGGGAATGAAATGGCATGGTGGGGAACAGGCATTGGCGCAGGTATTGGGTTAATTTTTGGTGGTCCAATCGGCGCAATCATAGGGGCAGGTCTCGGAAGCAGCCTTACTCAGGGTCGGTCACAGCTCGGAACGGGCCAACAGAAACAGATTGGGTTTCTCGTGGCGGCATTTACAATGCTGGGGAAGATCGCCAAAGCGGACGGGTTCGTTTCCCCTGATGAGGTCGAATTCATAGAGACCTTTATGACGAAGGAATTGGAATTAGATGCTCGGTCAAGAAAGGTCGCGATTGAGATTTTTAATCGGGCTAAATCAGATGAAACATCGATTTACAAATATGCACAACAATTTTCTGAAATATTTCGAAACGACGCTGCCATGCGGGAGACGATCTACAGGGTCCTATTCATGACCGCCATGGCCGATGGCCACCTCCATCCAGCAGAAAAGGAGATCCTCCAGAAACTCCCGATATACCTCCAGATTAAGAATGATGCTTATCACCGATTTGAATCTGCAATTGCTGGAAATAGTTCATCTGTTGGAAATTTAGAGCAATTCTATGCGACCTTGGAGGTTGATCAAAATGCGACCGATGCGGAAATAAAAAAGGCTTACCGGAAAAAATGCCAGGAATACCACCCTGATAAATTGGCCTCTAAAGGACTGCCGGAAGGATTCACGAAGTTTGCCAATGAACAGATGTCGCAGTTTTCAGATGCGTATGACAAGATTACGAATAGTAGGCGGAAACATGTACAGAATTGAAATACCTATCCTCTGAGTAACGATTCCCATTCGTAACCTTGCATAGATGGAACTACACAAACGTTGAGGGTTTCTTCCAGAAACCCTCAACGTTTGCTATGACACCCCAGGAAACGCGGGAGTAACCCTATTTTCTAGGGTGTCATAGTGGCCACATCTGGGCGGGGAGGGAAAGGATATTTCATATCCTCTCTAGATTAACCACTTAATTTGTTACCAACCATCATTCCGAGAGGTGAATACCTTTTGTTTAAATCCCACATCCCATCCTTGATACGTCTTTATTGGGACCATCCCACCGAAATGACGCACGTTAATTCGAAAGTTCCCCTTTTTTTGTAACCTTTTGCCTCCTCAAGGGTCTATCACTTTAGAAGGACGAATAGAAGGTCAGCCAGCGATTCGATAAACGAGCGATAAAGGAGGTAAATACAATGACAATCGAAAGAGCCCTTCGGCTAATTGCAGGGACTGTTGTATTGGTCAGTTTGGCACTCTCTGTCTTTCATAGCCAAAACTGGCTCTTCTTAACCGCATTTGTCGGCCTAAATCTTTTTCAATCGGGCTTTAGCAATTGGTGCCCGATGATGTGGATCCTTGAAAAGACCGGTCTTCACCGGGAAGTGAAAGTGGCGAGCAGTAAAGAAGGGGCCTCCGACCAGCTCGTGGTTTAAGAGGTAATAATAATTCAACTTTAATAAATGGAGGTATTGCCATGAAATGTAATGTGGGAAAAGTCGATAGGACAATGAGAATCATCTTAGGGATCGCCATTGTTGCCGCAGGGATCCATTTTGAGAGCCTGTGGGGCGCGGTTGGGGCCATCCCTCTTCTGACCGGTTCTATCGGGTGGTGTCCAATCTATTCTCCTTTTGGCCTCTCCACCTGTTCTAGGAAGTAAACCCAAATGCCAGAAGGGATGGCACCGCATTGATTACGCTTGCGGCGCCATCCCTTGCTTTATGAATAATGATCAGTATGAAGAGGAGTTGCTGATTCGTTTCCAGCGGAAAACAGATGAGGATCACTGAAAAACAACTCAAAAAATACCCGTGGGTCCTGGCTCCTTTCTTTTGGAGCCAGAAAATAAAATATGGACAAGTCCTGAAACCCGGATTACTCTGGGCCAGGGTCCCGAAATTGTTTGCAGCCGTTGCGACACTCTACGGCGTATTGGATAGGAAAGGATCCCCCCTGAGTCCTGCATTACGTTCATTGGTGACCGTCAGGGTCTCGCAGATCAACTGGTGCCGTTTCTGCGTCGATATTAACGCGGCCACACTTGCAAAAAGGTCCGGTTCAATGGAAAAAGTGGAAGCGGTCGAACGATGGCGGGAAAGTGAGCTTTTCGACGAAAAAGAGAAAGTCGTTCTTGAATATGCAGAAGCGATGACTGATTCCAACCAGCAAGTGACCGATACTATGGTTGAACGATTAAAACAATTCTTCGATGAAGAGGGCATTGTGGAGTTGACCGGACTCATCGCCTTCCAAAACCTGTCGAGCAAATTCAATAGCGCCCTTGATGTCCCTGCTCAAGGTTTTTGCAAACTTCCCTCTGAAGAAATGCGTAAGTCTTAATAACGGCTTCATGGCAAGGAGAAAGGCACAATGAAACGCATCATCAACCATCCTAAGACCGTCACATTTCTGATGATTTTCACCACCCTTATTTTTGCCCTGACGGCGGCCCTTCCAAGTCTCTGGCCTGAAAGCTTTCCTTATCTCCACTCGCTTCATGTCGATACCGATCCGGAAAACATGCTCCCTGAGGATGAGGCCAGCCGCGTATTTCATAATCAGATGAAGCGGACGTTCTCTTTGAATGACATGATCGTCCTTGGCATCGTCAATGAGAAACATCCTGAAGGGGTCTTTAACCGTGAATCGTTGGGGAAAATCTATGAACTGACCGAACATGCCAAGACCCTTCACTGGCCCGACCCGGAGAGACAGGACGAGCAGATCGGAGTCGTCGAGATCGACCTGCTTGCCCCTTCAACGGTCGACAGTATGGCACAGGAGGGACTCGGCACGGTCAAGTTTGAATGGCTGATGCCGACCTCTCCCGCAAGTGACGCCGAAGCCCTGGCCATCCGCCGGAAGGCTGAACGAATTCCATTCTTAAATGGTACTCTCCTTTCAGAGGATGGAAAGGCGGTTGCGGTCTACATTCCGTTGACCTCTAAAGAAGTCAGTCACAAGGTTGCGACCGCCTTGCAGGAAAAGATCGCGTCCTTTACCGGTGACGAGAAGTATTACATTACCGGCCTGCCCATCGCAGAAGAGACCTTCGGCATTGAGATGTTTAAACAGATGGCGATCTCCGCACCAATCGCCATGCTGATTATCTTCATCCTGTTGTATTTCTTTTTTAAAAAACTGTCCCTGATTATCTCCCCGATGATTGTCGCTGTCGTCTCGGTACTCTCCACGATGGGACTCCTGATCGCAACCGGGAATACGATCCATATCATGAGTTCCATGATCCCGATCTTCATCATGCCGATCGCGGTCCTGGATGCCATTCATATTCTCTCTGAATTTTTTGATCGCTATCAGGAGACGAAGGATCGGAAGAAGACAATCCTTCAGGTCATGAAGACCCTTTTTGCTCCGATGTTGTATACCTCCCTCACGACTGCGGCGGGATTCGGATCGCTCGCCTTTACCCCGATTCCGCCGGTCAGAACCTTTGGTCTCTTTATCGCGATTGGGGTCATGCTCGCCTGGTTCTGGACCATCACC is from Candidatus Manganitrophaceae bacterium and encodes:
- a CDS encoding YncE family protein; translated protein: MKTKRSLIGLTLILTMGLNAFGTQDSLGNTETKSETLLIEQTILLIEPRGVAVDLGNNRAFVVDFGLAALVSVDLRTGNRTIVSDITTGSGIPFAFPRGIAVDPANNRAYVVDFSLAALVSIDLSTGNRTLISDSQTGTGVPFVFLRGVAVDPANNRALVIDFTLDALISVDLSTGNRTTLSDATTGTGTPFLAPVGVALNLANNRAFVTDFALGLISVDLRTGNRIIVSNAQRGTGPVFSLPRGVALDPANIQAFVIDGGLGALVSVDLITGDRTIVSDATIGTGTSFSVPFHIALDPARSRAYVTDLTLNALVSVDLRTGNRTIISTTATGS
- a CDS encoding DUF2892 domain-containing protein codes for the protein MKCNVGKVDRTMRIILGIAIVAAGIHFESLWGAVGAIPLLTGSIGWCPIYSPFGLSTCSRK
- a CDS encoding carboxymuconolactone decarboxylase family protein, with the protein product MRITEKQLKKYPWVLAPFFWSQKIKYGQVLKPGLLWARVPKLFAAVATLYGVLDRKGSPLSPALRSLVTVRVSQINWCRFCVDINAATLAKRSGSMEKVEAVERWRESELFDEKEKVVLEYAEAMTDSNQQVTDTMVERLKQFFDEEGIVELTGLIAFQNLSSKFNSALDVPAQGFCKLPSEEMRKS
- a CDS encoding type II toxin-antitoxin system VapB family antitoxin encodes the protein MARTNIELDDRLVEAGFKITKCKTKKDLVNFALKELVAKKSRKELLELEGKVVWEGRLSELRKTRI
- a CDS encoding PIN domain nuclease, whose protein sequence is MILVDSSVWIDFFRGSGTGRILRRLIEGEESLCLTGINLTEILQGIKEDQTHEQIQRHLLTFPIFLTKGVETYLHGSDIFRKCRRQGKTIRKTMDCIISAIAIENNLTLLHNDRDFDHIAKCTQLKIYSEAAG
- a CDS encoding VIT family protein, coding for MSHKEAHRSHRIGWLRAAVLGANDGIVSTASLIIGVAAAHTAHEDILLVGIAGLVAGAMSMAAGEYVSVSSQADTEKADIELEKRHIKDYNAFELKELANIYEERGLDSSLAEQVAEQLMAHDALGAHARDELGIFERRRARPIQAAFLSAGTFTIGAALPLFAVLATPEAQLIPVVAGLSLISLAGLGSLAARAGGASMTIGAFRVTFWGTLAMGLTAAVGRLFGGPA
- a CDS encoding DUF2892 domain-containing protein, producing MTIERALRLIAGTVVLVSLALSVFHSQNWLFLTAFVGLNLFQSGFSNWCPMMWILEKTGLHREVKVASSKEGASDQLVV
- a CDS encoding universal stress protein — encoded protein: MGMIHLCKKTEGMMIDNVVGGKKMNILVALDLSTASQKILRVVETLVSGLSAKIWLFHVTEPSGGMVEYKGSLRNDEGDDRLDPDYARDQIAQKIRNEHKVLQKEAEKLKNSRVEVTARMFEGSPTEILLHELEKLEIDMIVVGSHGHGALYNMLIGSTCESILKRSTCPVLVVPTHDRPQ
- the djlA gene encoding co-chaperone DjlA — encoded protein: MAWWGTGIGAGIGLIFGGPIGAIIGAGLGSSLTQGRSQLGTGQQKQIGFLVAAFTMLGKIAKADGFVSPDEVEFIETFMTKELELDARSRKVAIEIFNRAKSDETSIYKYAQQFSEIFRNDAAMRETIYRVLFMTAMADGHLHPAEKEILQKLPIYLQIKNDAYHRFESAIAGNSSSVGNLEQFYATLEVDQNATDAEIKKAYRKKCQEYHPDKLASKGLPEGFTKFANEQMSQFSDAYDKITNSRRKHVQN